A stretch of the Planctomycetota bacterium genome encodes the following:
- a CDS encoding DNA topoisomerase VI — translation MAKKRTTKKTPGRKKVTTKAPKSKSVAERDERTAERLTTLADGIVKSAMSGREPKVEVPTRSAGNTRWNKSRGILQMGSGTQERQLFNLGQARKFMQTLLHGEGIKDLIAQGKTTSLR, via the coding sequence ATGGCCAAGAAACGAACCACCAAGAAGACCCCCGGCCGCAAGAAGGTCACAACCAAAGCTCCCAAGTCCAAATCCGTCGCCGAACGCGACGAGCGGACCGCCGAGCGTCTCACCACCCTCGCCGACGGCATCGTCAAGAGCGCGATGTCGGGCCGTGAGCCCAAGGTCGAGGTCCCCACGCGTTCCGCCGGCAACACCAGGTGGAACAAGTCCCGCGGCATCCTCCAGATGGGATCGGGCACGCAGGAACGCCAGCTCTTCAATCTCGGCCAGGCACGCAAGTTCATGCAGACCCTGCTCCACGGCGAGGGCATCAAGGACCTGATCGCCCAGGGCAAGACCACCAGTCTCCGCG